A genomic window from Lotus japonicus ecotype B-129 chromosome 1, LjGifu_v1.2 includes:
- the LOC130729456 gene encoding uncharacterized protein LOC130729456 — protein MAETVNHLNNHDSKEKEASPLAALLKEMKEGLDVVRHKIQSLTAKVKEGQYPTADGFSYLEAKNLLLLNYCQSLVYYLLRKAKGFSIEEHPVVRSIVEIRLYLEKIRPIDKKQQYQIQKLMKVGENAATSDLPSKKEPVASDKSEDVSKYRPNPDMLVSREDLAPQDGHDAYRPVKFAPTSMDQDKTSKQERNALRREKEILKESKHSSFIRTLMNDIEEKPEEIRDYEGSSKEVERHIAKMEERARQEEELFNRVPLTKHERKREKYLKKSRNGLDGLTESFFDEIKTLPFEDETGEQVMGSSKGSNRNGRLKKRKRKH, from the exons ATGGCGGAGACCGTGAACCATTTAAATAACCATGATAGCAAGGAAAa AGAAGCATCTCCGCTTGCGGCATTGTTGAAAGAAATGAAGGAAGGACTTGATGTCGTAAGACATAAAATTCAATCTTTAACTGCCAAG GTGAAAGAAGGTCAATATCCTACAGCAGATGGATTTAGCTATCTTGAAGCTAAAAATTTGCTGCTTTTGAACTATTGTCAATCCCTTGTTTATTATTTGTTGAGGAAGGCTAAAGGGTTTTCGATAGAAGAACATCCTGTTGTTCGAAGTATTGTAGAGATAAGATTATATTTAGAGAAG ATTCGGCCAATTGACAAAAAGCAACAATACCAAATCCAGAAATTGATGAAAGTTGGTGAAAATGCAGCCACAAGTGATCTTCCAAGCAAAAAGGAGCCAGTTGCATCTGATAAGAGTGAGGATGTGTCAAAGTATCGCCCGAATCCTGACATGCTTGTTAGCCGAGAAGATTTAGCCCCTCAG GACGGTCATGATGCGTATCGTCCAGTAAAATTTGCTCCTACTTCTATGGATCAAGATAAAACCTCAAAGCAAGAAAGAAACGCCTTGCGAAGGGAAAAGGAAATTCTGAAAGAATCTAAGCATAGTAGTTTTATCAGGACATTGATGAATGATATagaggaaaaacctgaagag ATAAGAGATTATGAGGGATCTAGCAAAGAAGTTGAGAGACATATTGCCAAAATGGAGGAGCGTGCCCGGCAAGAGGAGGAGCTATTCAACCGTGTCCCTCTTACGAAACatgagaggaagagagagaaatacTTGAAGAAATCAAGAAATGG GTTGGATGGTCTAACAGAAAGTTTCTTTGATGAAATCAAAACATTACCCTTCGAAGATGAAACTGGAGAGCAAGTCATGGGCTCCAGTAAAGGCAGCAACCGTAATGGGAGGCTGAAGAAGCGAAAG AGGAAACATTGA